The sequence ttttCGCCGAAGGGATGACCCCCCTCGGCCAAGTGTAGCTCCGCCCCtttctatcaaaaacaacctctctacctctgaggtaggggtaaggtctgcatcCACTCTActctcccagaccccactttgtaggactacactaggtatgttgttgctTGTCTGCGCTTTTCATTTTGACAACATTGTAACTTTCTGTCAGTGAGAGTTGGGAATAcatctttcatattttattttgttttgatttgtatTGGATGAAATTTTAACTTAATGACAATCTTCTGTGCCTTTTTGAATTTCTTCCAATTTGAGGTTCTCCTCGTAGGAGTTACTTAGTTGTTGGTTGGGCATTCCTCACTGTTTTCATAAAATGTTATCCTATTAATCAAGCTGCTCATGTTGTTGCATTAATCAATGGATTTGGTGTCCTTGCAGAAAGATATTTATTGGGGGTTTGGCTAGAGAGACGACTTCGGGTTTGTTGATTACCATCCTCTGCTTTGCTCTTCTGCCAAATTGATTTGCCTTGACTCTCTTTCCTGCCTCTAATGTTGCATGTATGTCTGCAGCTCAATTTGTCAAGCACTTTGGTAAATATGGTGAAATTATCGACTCCGTGATTATGAAGGAAAGGCGAACAGGACTGCCACGCGGGTTTGGTTTTGTGACTTATGCTGACCCCTCTGTGGTGGATAAAGTCATTGAGGATGACCATGTTATAAATGGAAAGCAAGTAAGATTACGTTTGCCTTTTATCTTATTTCATTCTTATACTTAGTAGTTTGCAATTTTAtttcccttttattttatttggatgGAAAAATTTGGGACCTCATGCTGAGTTCTGATTGTGTCAGGTGGAAATCAAGCGAACTATACCTAGAGGAGTAGGAGGTTCCAGCTCAAAAGATTTCAAGACGAAGAAGATCTTTGTGGGCGGCATTCCAACAACAATTACTGAAGGTTATATTTGTGTAACTAGAAACTGATCCCCCCTTCCCTTTACTTGATAGATTCTTCTGAAGCAAGTCTTTGTGGTATTAAGTTGCATTCTATATTACAGATGAATTCAGAGACTTTTTTTTATCCCCTTCCCTTTACTTGATAGATTCTTCTGAAGCCAGTCTTTGTGGTATTAAGTTGCATTCTATATTTCAGATGAATTCAGAGACTTTTTCTTAAAGTTTGGAGAGGTGAAAGAGCACCAGATCATGCGTGACCATTCTAGTAATCGTTCTCGTGGCTTTGGATTCATTACTTTTGACACAGAAAAATCTGTTGATGATATCTTGGCTAATGGAAACAGGCTTGATTTTGTTGGAACCCAGGTCAGTATATCTATAGGTATTCTAATTAACCAGTGATACCTTTTCTAGATTGTTTTGTTAAACTTGTAAAGTTATCAagcttttctccttcttcttctaacATGATTTTGTTGTCCTGTTGCATCTGTGCGTATTATGTTGTTTCTTTATGTTTTAAGCTTTTGACAAATGTCCTTAATTTGAAAGGCATTGAGCGTatattcttttttctcttttcttgaaaAGAATGAATAGAACCTACTGCAAAACCCAATGGAATATCAATGATATGTATTGGGCAGCAATGTTTCAATGTTTGTTATGCCCATGTACTTCTGTATCTTTCTTCAAACTTATCATTGGGTTGAGATGCTTAAGTTGCATTTACTGTATTTTGAGGCTCAAGAACTTGAGAAGTGATCTTGTTATCCACGCAATCTTAATCTTAGTGATGATGCTCGATTGCCGTGATGAGTTTGAAAATAATGAATCAAGTAAAATGAGTAGTTGaacattcatctgttgcattattaTGTGATTTTCAATAGCCTTTTGAAGCTTGGTTAACCGAGCAGTTTGCTATTGGCTAATAGGTGGAAATCAAGAAGGCTGAGCCTAAGAGACCTAATGCGCCACAATCAGCCCCATTCAGGCGCCAAGGTCCTCCGAGAGCTGGATTTGGTGGTGGATTTTCAGACTCTTATGGTGGATATGGAGACTCTGGTTTTGGTGCTGGTCCTTATAGGTCTGgtggcccctatggtggtagaTCCGGTGCATTTGGTGGATATAGTGGAGCCGGAATGGGCGGATATGGAGCGTATGGTGGCAGTGGTGCCTATGGAGGAGGCGGCGGCTTCAGGGAGGAGGCTTCTTTTGGGTATTCTAGCCGTTATGGTGGTGGAGCCTTTGGTAGAGGATATGATGGTGGCTACGGAGGGCCAGGTGAAGGTTATGGAGGATATGGTGCTGGTAGTGGTGGATATGGTGCCGGTAGTGGTGCATATGGCAGTGGATATGGTTCTGGTCTTGGCGGTGGATATGGAGGAGATGGTACCGGAGGTTCAATGTACGGAGGTAGTAGGGGAAGTTACGGTGGTGCTGGTGCTGGTTCTGGTAGATATCACCCTTATGGGAGATAGGAAGTGAGATGATGTTGAAGGAGCAAAACTGAGAATTGTCTTTGGCTTTGGTGATTTTAAACTTTAACGACCAAAGATGTACACACAATCAGCTAGCATGTCTGTTGAGATCTAAATcttgttcttttttcttctcGAATTTTCAATTAGAAATTATTCTAGTTCTGTTAAGTGTACTTGCTCAATTCATATACTGGTTTCTTTGATATCGATTGGTTTATCAAGGAACATATTCACCCATGAAACCCACAGCACTTTGCCCCAATAGAATCCACATGTGTTGTCAAAATTAATCTTCATTTGTCAAACTtgtctctcttttttttcctgTGCCAAATTTGCtgggttaggaaaagtaaaatttGCTTTGATGGGTTATAGGTGTCAATGTCGAAAGGATGATTTTTCATGCTGCGTCGTGTGTTTGGTATCATTTGTACTTTGGTTAAAAAGTAGATTCAGAGACGAACATGTAATAATAATGTATTGTGTTGCGTCTTTCAATTGCGGTATTATCAATAGCAAAAATCTTGTACGtgtcaaaaagataaaaaaacaaaaaaaggagtAAACCTGTAGCCACACGATTGGAATAGAAGCAAATTCACATAATCGTGTGGACCTATTTAAACCTTATCATAAAATGAAACCGCTAATAATTCTAACTAAGTTTAACCAACCAACAGCACAAAACTCAGAATTACTATAGACTTTAGCACATTgatctttctttttaaaataaataaataaatcaacaacagTAACTACAAAGAGTTGAAAAGAAGCGCAAACGTAAAggatatgattaaaaatattgaagaaatgaaagtaacaatagtaaaattacaataaaataataatagtataataataacaacaataatagtaTTAATAAGAAAACAAATAGAGATTTTCAACTAAAATCACGCTCGATCGTTATGAAAAGGTTTTAACCATCTACAAGCCTCACatctatatttttctatttaaattatatttcaggTTAATCTATCTTTTTTCAAACTATCTCTATCTCTTCTCACGCTTATTAGTACCAACCTTTTGTCCTGCTTAATTGAAACATTATACACCTCAATCTCATTTCTtacatttatcaataaaatttacTTTCACCTTACCTcatatattttattctaaatCTTATCACTCCTAATAAATCCAAAAGACCATCTAAACTTCCTTACTAACCAATACCCTACCTCATATAAAAATCTAACCACCACTTCATAaaacatttttttcctttaaataaaaaaaaggaaaggggaaAAAAAGAgcccaaaatttttatttttttttaaaaaatcttgaaTTTGGATCAGGGCATTCAACAAGAAGCAGGAGGGAGTTGAAGGAGAAAGTGATAAGGAAATGGCAATGGTTTCTAACACTAACCCATTCTTAAAGGTAATGAATCAAACTCAATAATctcaccatttttctttttgttaaacGGCCAATCAATGGATTTTGATATAAATTTAGGAAAATTGCAGTCACAGATGCATCAAATATACTGCAGAaagaaggagaaagaaaagagtcaaaatccCCAACCTTATAAAGTGATTGAAATTTCACCCCCTCCCAAGAACCTTGGCATTCGTTGCCTCCCCTCTGTAAGCTTCTTTTTCTCTTAACCATATTTGATTCTAACATGGCACGGAGTTTAATAAAGTAAACAACTTTTGTATCTTGCGGTCTGTAGTAAAAtgtcttttaaatcttgtggtaTTAAACCTGTCATGTGGAAAGTGAGACCAAGAGTTGACAAAAGGActaaaacaaacaaattgaaatgtaGGAGTATAATGCATATGGGCTCGAATACTcagttgattgattgattgattgatggCGTTCTGCTTATTATGTTTATACAaatgtttcttttctttcaattGCTGCTTTTCTTAATTGTTTGGATATAGTTAAAAGGCCAAATGTTGTCTTACTTTTACTGGGAAGTTTAGAAAAGAGCTTTCTTTACTATGTAATTCTTGTAATTTCATTTGGGAATTTATGTATTTTGTGCTCAACACTGCTGGTTCCGGTTTCATTCTTTGTGGAGTTAACATACTTGATTGGCTTTTGTTGAgtgttttaaatttgttttatgGCCTTTTATGGTCGACTTTTGAGATTAATTTCATGTTCTTTTTACGTTCATATGGGTCTTAACATGCCTCAACTCCTAACTAGTTAGTGTCAGCTACATGTACCTGCGGATACATTCGCTAAAAAAAGTATCAGCTGTATGAATCCTCGATGTTCATGTTAGGCTCTATTTGGATTAATTTCCTTCCGAATATCTGTACCGTCCAAAGAGAAAAAATTGTGCTAGGAGGATTTGGTTGGTTTAATGTATGACCGTAGTTGTGCCTCACAAGTCACTGCATGTGAGCTACACTAGAAGTAAAGTTATAGTATTGGAACTCTTTGGAGTCATAGCTTAAAGGCATATCTCTGTAATTGGACCACTAACCTTATAACACTCTTGGTACTAGTCTGTACAATCTACTACATTTCTTGTAGTTTTGCTTAGAAAGAACCAAAACTAAGAGggaaaattttcaaatgaaaatgtgTGTTCTTACTGAATGTTTAGTAATGGGTGAATTTCCATTCACGACATAAGAAAAGGGGCAGAGTTTTCAAGGCACACAAATTGACTTCCCGTGATAGTGTCTCACATTCCACATCTGCTTGAATATAGACAGCTGGTCTATTGACGGAAATAATTTTATGTGGGATTTGGTAGAATTAGATGTCTTCACATATGTTAGACCTATATGAATGTGAAGCTGCAGTTCTCTCTTATTTATTGGTATGAAGGTGCGTATAACTTGGTTGAAGTCTGTGACTCTGCAACTTGCTGATATTAGACTTATGTATAACTCTCTTTCGAGAATTCTTATTTGGGTTGTGAATAACTTTAGATTTATGCCTTTGCATGAAGTGTTGAGATTATGTTCCCAAAGCACTCAACAACATTATGTATTCATGCCAATCATATACGATTTCCTATGTCCAAAACTTGACCTGATTCAGTTCACAGTGGTCAAACTGACCAAGTTTTGGTCTCATTTTCAACATGATTTTTTGCAATTTTCCAgaataaattcatatataaacTGCAGATACCAGTACTTCAATACaattttaacaataaaatttgTTTTGACTTCTCGAGAAGTAAATTGGTCAATTTTGGGTATGAATGTATACTTCAAAATTATTACAGAAGATATATGGGATGCTTCCTTCCTTCTAATCCATAACTTCCTTTTGCAAGGATTGCAATTTGAGGAAAGCACACAAACACAACAGAGGGAGGAAACAGAGAAAGCACTATATCGTAGTAGAGTCAAATGAGTAAGTTGTGGACTAGTGCAGAGGAATGTAGCGTTTCCACTTATAGGGAGGTGTGGTGAAGCATCATTGGCAGGATATGTAAGAGGTTTAAATTAGCATTTCTACTTGAGTAAAGTCACTAGACTAACAATTTGTTACACTAAAGTCACATAGTTTACTAGCTTACGGTTGCAAAAACTAGTTTTGTGACTTAACTATGAGGTCTCAGGTTGAATTCCCAGCGGGAGCCAAAAGACACTTGGTGATCTCTTCCCATATGTCCAAGCCTAGGTGGATAGAGTTACCCGGTACATGTGTTGGTAGGAGCCAGCCGGTACCCTGTGGAAGTAGTCAAGCAAAATCTAGCCCGGACACCACAGTTATAAAAAACAACAACTAGTTTTGTGACTTTTGTGTTACAAGTAGTTGGTTTGGTGACTTTACTTTTAGCAAAAAATGTTTTGCCACGTGTTACAAAGAGTAAGATTAGTGACAGTAGGTGGAGCTAACCTGATTCCTTTGTGATTGAAAAGGTAAAGTTGGGCCACTACTTGATTGAATGGCCCACAATTAGCAAATCCTTGCTTAAACTCTAGAGTAGAGAACTAAAAGGTAGATGCCTGATATGCTTGCCTTTCAGTGCTAGGGTCATTGTGTCTGCATTAGCACATGTGTCAAAGCATTTGTCTTCTGTTCAAGCCTTAAGGTGTTACCAACTGATGATATTTTCTGTTTAAGGATGTGAAGGCCGAAACTTCTTTAATTCTATTATTGGTCGTCTTTGGAGATGCTTAAAGGTAAGAGAGGTTTCGGTgtcgtacatcagagctattaaggatatgtacgatggaggaaagactcgggtgaggacggcgggaagagactcagagcattttccgGTCGAGACAGGATTGCatatcagggatcgactcttggTCCGTTCCTATTTgtgttggtgatggacgtgttgacgcggagtattcaaggtgaggtgccttggtgtatgttatttgcggatgatgtagtgctgattaaTGAGACGcgcgtgtgtgtgtgtgaatgaaaaattggaggtttggaggcaaacccttgaatctaaggggttcaggttgagtaggttcaaacagagtatatggaatgcaagttcaGCGACTCTAGTCaggaggacgaagtggtggtgaggttggattcccaggatatttgtaagagggacagttttaagtatcttgggtctattattcaggggaatggcgagattgatgaggatgtctctaaacgtattggagcaggttggatgaagtggaggctcgcctcaggATTGTTGTGTGagaagaaggtgccccttaagcttaaagacaaattttacagagtggcagtccgtccggccatgctgtatggagcggagtgttggtcagtcaagaactcccacattcaaagattgaaggtggcggaaatgagaatgttgtgctggatgtgtggacttactagaggggatagagttaggaatgagactatccgggagaaggtgggagtggcttcggtggaggacaagatgcgagaaagaaggttgagatggtttgggcatgtgatgaggaggggcacggatgccccagttcgtaggtgtgagaggctagctttggatggcttcaggaggagtagaggtaggccgaagaaatattggagggaggtgattaggcatgacctAGAGCagctacagcttactgaggacataaccctagacaggaaggtgtggaggtcgcggataagggtagaaggctagtgtgaatgtgtgggttgtagcaaggtGTTAGGAGAGCGCTTGTGTAgtcgggttagtaatcctaggactgtgtccttGAGTAGGAGCATCTAGTTCGGAGAGTTGGGGTGAggtgggtgtctttggtctgtgagtgtatgttactactaggtgggtgttcTTTTCTTGTTTCTTATTGCGAATTGcttgtatttctcttatttcgtatttctctgatATCTATTTCTATTacttcttattccttatttctgcTATCCCATCCATCCCGTTTCATGTGTCATTACGACCTTGtgtactattctttatcttgagccgagggtctatcggaaacaacctctctacttcttcggaggtaacggtatggactgcgtacattttaccctccccagacttcacaaatcactttgtgggaatacactgggtttgttgttgttgttgttgttgtcgtcttTATTATCTGGCACATTGGTGGATTGAAATTGCTATAACCAAAAGTAAATGATTCTCAAGGGTTTAGACCTTCTAGCTGGTTGTTGGACCCTTTAGCTGGTCCTGCATGCCGAGCCAGTCGGAGGAAGCTGTATTTGATAGGTGTGTCAGAACAATTATTGTACTTGACTCCTTCCCTGAATCAAGTTTCAGAAGGATAACGATGGCATCATAATTATCCCGATGGCTGAACGAGTCCTATGGAGAGAGAACTAGGGCACGAAGCAATATGATATTGTTCTTTAGTGAAGCTTCCAATTTTGGAAGGTTGAATGACCAGTTATCCTGCATTAAGGATAAACTGGAAGAAGTCCCATCAAAGGCTAGGCCTTGTGTACCATATGCGTGGTGCGCAAGACGAAGCTATATGGCATTAATAGGGGGATGAATCACattttcttttctcaagaagcaaaTTTTGATCTCTAAGGTTCCTTATCATAGATGAACAAACCTCTATCATAAAAGTTAGAGGTTTCCCCGCCTGTCAATAAAATTGTTCACCTTACAATAAAAATACTAACCTCTAATATTATTCATCCTAGAATTGGCTGTACATGCCCTGCCTTTGGAGAGAACAGAAGAAATAAATGACTGGGTTAGTCCCGTCGGGGACGTCAGATAAAATTGGGAATAAGTCACAGGGttcaaatttcaatggttcacCATAACACCTAAAAGTGGGTAGTAGCTCCGAATTGTCCAATGTCGTCAAGCTATTTGTTCATTTAAGTTTGCAATCGTGCTTACCTTTGGCCTTCTTTTGTTTTCCTCTCCCCTTTTGATTCACCCAGAAAGATGAATGTAGAAGCATGGGTCATGTATCAGAAAATACAGTCAACAAGAAGTGATTTACCTGTTCATGCAACCACTATTCTATTATTCATGGTGTTGTTACACACTTTATTGACAGTTACATtaagacttaagactactcataAAGTTTGTGCTTTTCGTGTTCCGATGTAGAAGCCAGATGTTAGCTTGACGTGAAACTAAGCAAGCCACACTCACTGCAACAGATGCTTTTGCTATGTCCAACATTCATGCCATACAAAAGACATGTGACCTTTTCTGTCATGTTTACAATAATGATTCACTAATTCATTGAACAGGCTACATGCATAGGGCCTACATAAGATTTTGGAATTGACAGACATCTAACAATGCCTTTACAATTGGGGTATAGTGTTTGATGGTGTCTGGTCTAATAGAAAGTTAAATTTCAATGACAGAACTTGCAGTGTGGAGAGTGTGTAACCATTGAAGGCCGAGCTTATA comes from Capsicum annuum cultivar UCD-10X-F1 chromosome 2, UCD10Xv1.1, whole genome shotgun sequence and encodes:
- the LOC107860681 gene encoding heterogeneous nuclear ribonucleoprotein 1; the encoded protein is MEEQNGTLNGVKFELEEEETNDDRTTTPDHQNDAGAGNRASQPLTGDGASPGKIFIGGLARETTSAQFVKHFGKYGEIIDSVIMKERRTGLPRGFGFVTYADPSVVDKVIEDDHVINGKQVEIKRTIPRGVGGSSSKDFKTKKIFVGGIPTTITEDEFRDFFLKFGEVKEHQIMRDHSSNRSRGFGFITFDTEKSVDDILANGNRLDFVGTQVEIKKAEPKRPNAPQSAPFRRQGPPRAGFGGGFSDSYGGYGDSGFGAGPYRSGGPYGGRSGAFGGYSGAGMGGYGAYGGSGAYGGGGGFREEASFGYSSRYGGGAFGRGYDGGYGGPGEGYGGYGAGSGGYGAGSGAYGSGYGSGLGGGYGGDGTGGSMYGGSRGSYGGAGAGSGRYHPYGR
- the LOC107860682 gene encoding uncharacterized protein LOC107860682 isoform X3, translating into MAMVSNTNPFLKSQMHQIYCRKKEKEKSQNPQPYKVIEISPPPKNLGIRCLPSDCNLRKAHKHNRGRKQRKHYIVVESNETCSVESV
- the LOC107860682 gene encoding uncharacterized protein LOC107860682 isoform X2 is translated as MHQIYCRKKEKEKSQNPQPYKVIEISPPPKNLGIRCLPSNLQCGECVTIEGRAYTISAVTHRYQLRKGKYEPSEKRLDVLSTGRYILNLYLENLLEQS
- the LOC107860682 gene encoding uncharacterized protein LOC107860682 isoform X1 — protein: MAMVSNTNPFLKSQMHQIYCRKKEKEKSQNPQPYKVIEISPPPKNLGIRCLPSNLQCGECVTIEGRAYTISAVTHRYQLRKGKYEPSEKRLDVLSTGRYILNLYLENLLEQS